The Ascaphus truei isolate aAscTru1 chromosome 3, aAscTru1.hap1, whole genome shotgun sequence genome includes a region encoding these proteins:
- the ASMTL gene encoding putative bifunctional dTTP/UTP pyrophosphatase/methyltransferase protein isoform X1, with the protein MLIGNFCCLESRSLHSRRAMLLNPVISKLAGKRVVLASGSPRRQDILSNVGLRFEVVPSWFKETLEKSSFSAPYEYAVETAKQKALEVAGRMHVKHLKTPDIVIGADTIVTLGDAILEKPVDKQDAYNMLSRLSGKEHSVFTGVAIVHCRSEEDNRLETDVVDFYEETKVKFADLSEDLLWEYVHSGEPMDKAGGYGIQALGGMLVESVHGDFLNVVGFPLNHFCKKLAEIYYPPSKRTINRVKYDSIPYVETFENLGNVDKDCPFPREVLQVNNGFEEKCDHPCSTNGLESALPDMAVTQNGILDSHRKGTPLPSRIIELLDGFKASKTLFAASKLKVFDTLKDKGALKAVEIAKKINASVCGTERLLDACVALGLLAKYHQAYSNTELANTYLVSDSEYSIHGFIIHSNDNVWPLFTHLESAVKEGANQHQRAFGKKSEDLFQDAYYYNPEVKERFMAAMHCMLKVTARDIAAAFDLSKYSSACDLGGCTGALAHELVRIYPKMTVNVFDVPEVIQNVSPFMPVGLNSSRVTFTSGNFLDDSLPEADLYILSRVVHDLPESKLNRLLEKISESCRPGQSALLVAEIVLDEEKKEPRALLQSLSMSEGKQRSGSEYRALLEIHGFNSVQIKMTGNLLDAILAIKR; encoded by the exons GATATACTCTCCAATGTG GGGCTTCGGTTTGAGGTGGTTCCATCTTGGTTTAAGGAAACTCTTGAGAAGTCCTCTTTCTCAGCACCTTATGAATACGCAGTAGAAACGGCTAAACAGAAGGCCCTTGAAGTTGCCGGGAGAATGCACGTG AAGCACCTTAAAACCCCTGATATTGTCATTGGAGCAGACACTATTGTG ACTTTGGGAGATGCAATCCTTGAAAAGCCAGTTGATAAACAAGATGCATATAATATGCTATCAAG gcTGAGTGGTAAAGAACATAGTGTCTTTACAGGGGTTGCAATTGTCCACTGCAGAAGTGAAGAAG ACAATCGGCTAGAAACTGATGTTGTTGATTTTTATGAGGAAACCAAAGTCAAGTTTGCCGATTTATCTGAGGATCTTCTGTGGGAATATGTTCACAGTGGAGAGCCAAT GGATAAGGCAGGTGGATACGGTATTCAGGCTCTTGGTGGAATGCTGGTGGAAAGCGTTCATGGGGATTTCCTAAACGTGGTGGGGTTTCCCCTGAATCACTTCTGCAAAAAACTAGCAGAGATCTACTATCCGCCATCCAAACGCACCATTAACCGAGTGAAGTATGACTCTATCCCGTATGTAGAGACCTTTGAGAACCTAGGTAATGTGGACAAAGACTGCCCTTTTCCGAGAGAGGTCCTTCAGGTGAACAACGGATTTGAAGAGAAGTGTGATCACCCCTGTAGCACTAATGGTTTGGAATCAGCACTGCCAGATATGGCAGTCACTCAAAATGGGATTTTAGACAGCCATAGAAAAGGTACTCCTCTTCCATCGAGAATCATTGAACTTCTGGATGGCTTTAAAGCATCTAAG ACTTTGTTTGCAGCATCTAAATTGAAGGTCTTTGATACATTGAAAGATAAAGGTGCCCTGAAGGCCGTAGAAATTGCAAAGAAGATCAATGCCTCTGTGTGCGGAACCGAAAGGCTTCTTGATGCCTGTGTTGCCCTTGGCTTGTTGGCGAAATATCATCAAG CCTATAGTAACACAGAATTGGCCAATACATATTTGGTTTCTGATAGTGAATATTCAATTCATGGATTCATCATCCACTCAAATGACAATGTGTGGCCACTGTTCACACACCTGGAATCTGCAGTCAAAGAGGGAGCCAATCAGCATCAAAGGGCCTTTGGGAAAAAGTCAGAGGATTTATTTCAG GATGCTTATTACTACAATCCAGAAGTCAAGGAACGCTTTATGGCTGCCATGCATTGCATGCTTAAAGTGACTGCAAGAGATATAGCAGCAGCATTTGACCTTTCCAAGTATAGTTCTGCTTGTGATTTGGGAG GCTGCACTGGTGCACTTGCCCATGAATTGGTTCGGATATACCCAAAGATGACGGTCAATGTGTTTGACGTACCTGAGGTTATTCAAAATGTTTCTCCTTTTATGCCTGTGGGATTGAATTCTTCTCGTGTGACTTTTACATCAG GTAACTTCTTGGATGACAGTCTTCCCGAAGCAGACCTATACATCCTGTCCAGGGTTGTTCATGACTTGCCAGAGAGCAAGCTAAACCGTTTATTAGAAAAGATATCTGAATCCTGTCGTCCAG GCCAAAGTGCCTTACTTGTGGCTGAAATTGTTCTTGATGAAGAGAAAAAAGAACCAAGAGCATTACTACAATCTCTCAGCATGAGTGAAGGAAAGCAGAGAAGTGGCTCCGAATACAGGGCACTCCTAGAGATCCATGGATTTAACAGTGTGCAAATCAAGATGACAGGCAACCTCTTAGATGCAATTCTGGCCATAAAGAGATAA
- the ASMTL gene encoding putative bifunctional dTTP/UTP pyrophosphatase/methyltransferase protein isoform X2, protein MLLNPVISKLAGKRVVLASGSPRRQDILSNVGLRFEVVPSWFKETLEKSSFSAPYEYAVETAKQKALEVAGRMHVKHLKTPDIVIGADTIVTLGDAILEKPVDKQDAYNMLSRLSGKEHSVFTGVAIVHCRSEEDNRLETDVVDFYEETKVKFADLSEDLLWEYVHSGEPMDKAGGYGIQALGGMLVESVHGDFLNVVGFPLNHFCKKLAEIYYPPSKRTINRVKYDSIPYVETFENLGNVDKDCPFPREVLQVNNGFEEKCDHPCSTNGLESALPDMAVTQNGILDSHRKGTPLPSRIIELLDGFKASKTLFAASKLKVFDTLKDKGALKAVEIAKKINASVCGTERLLDACVALGLLAKYHQAYSNTELANTYLVSDSEYSIHGFIIHSNDNVWPLFTHLESAVKEGANQHQRAFGKKSEDLFQDAYYYNPEVKERFMAAMHCMLKVTARDIAAAFDLSKYSSACDLGGCTGALAHELVRIYPKMTVNVFDVPEVIQNVSPFMPVGLNSSRVTFTSGNFLDDSLPEADLYILSRVVHDLPESKLNRLLEKISESCRPGQSALLVAEIVLDEEKKEPRALLQSLSMSEGKQRSGSEYRALLEIHGFNSVQIKMTGNLLDAILAIKR, encoded by the exons GATATACTCTCCAATGTG GGGCTTCGGTTTGAGGTGGTTCCATCTTGGTTTAAGGAAACTCTTGAGAAGTCCTCTTTCTCAGCACCTTATGAATACGCAGTAGAAACGGCTAAACAGAAGGCCCTTGAAGTTGCCGGGAGAATGCACGTG AAGCACCTTAAAACCCCTGATATTGTCATTGGAGCAGACACTATTGTG ACTTTGGGAGATGCAATCCTTGAAAAGCCAGTTGATAAACAAGATGCATATAATATGCTATCAAG gcTGAGTGGTAAAGAACATAGTGTCTTTACAGGGGTTGCAATTGTCCACTGCAGAAGTGAAGAAG ACAATCGGCTAGAAACTGATGTTGTTGATTTTTATGAGGAAACCAAAGTCAAGTTTGCCGATTTATCTGAGGATCTTCTGTGGGAATATGTTCACAGTGGAGAGCCAAT GGATAAGGCAGGTGGATACGGTATTCAGGCTCTTGGTGGAATGCTGGTGGAAAGCGTTCATGGGGATTTCCTAAACGTGGTGGGGTTTCCCCTGAATCACTTCTGCAAAAAACTAGCAGAGATCTACTATCCGCCATCCAAACGCACCATTAACCGAGTGAAGTATGACTCTATCCCGTATGTAGAGACCTTTGAGAACCTAGGTAATGTGGACAAAGACTGCCCTTTTCCGAGAGAGGTCCTTCAGGTGAACAACGGATTTGAAGAGAAGTGTGATCACCCCTGTAGCACTAATGGTTTGGAATCAGCACTGCCAGATATGGCAGTCACTCAAAATGGGATTTTAGACAGCCATAGAAAAGGTACTCCTCTTCCATCGAGAATCATTGAACTTCTGGATGGCTTTAAAGCATCTAAG ACTTTGTTTGCAGCATCTAAATTGAAGGTCTTTGATACATTGAAAGATAAAGGTGCCCTGAAGGCCGTAGAAATTGCAAAGAAGATCAATGCCTCTGTGTGCGGAACCGAAAGGCTTCTTGATGCCTGTGTTGCCCTTGGCTTGTTGGCGAAATATCATCAAG CCTATAGTAACACAGAATTGGCCAATACATATTTGGTTTCTGATAGTGAATATTCAATTCATGGATTCATCATCCACTCAAATGACAATGTGTGGCCACTGTTCACACACCTGGAATCTGCAGTCAAAGAGGGAGCCAATCAGCATCAAAGGGCCTTTGGGAAAAAGTCAGAGGATTTATTTCAG GATGCTTATTACTACAATCCAGAAGTCAAGGAACGCTTTATGGCTGCCATGCATTGCATGCTTAAAGTGACTGCAAGAGATATAGCAGCAGCATTTGACCTTTCCAAGTATAGTTCTGCTTGTGATTTGGGAG GCTGCACTGGTGCACTTGCCCATGAATTGGTTCGGATATACCCAAAGATGACGGTCAATGTGTTTGACGTACCTGAGGTTATTCAAAATGTTTCTCCTTTTATGCCTGTGGGATTGAATTCTTCTCGTGTGACTTTTACATCAG GTAACTTCTTGGATGACAGTCTTCCCGAAGCAGACCTATACATCCTGTCCAGGGTTGTTCATGACTTGCCAGAGAGCAAGCTAAACCGTTTATTAGAAAAGATATCTGAATCCTGTCGTCCAG GCCAAAGTGCCTTACTTGTGGCTGAAATTGTTCTTGATGAAGAGAAAAAAGAACCAAGAGCATTACTACAATCTCTCAGCATGAGTGAAGGAAAGCAGAGAAGTGGCTCCGAATACAGGGCACTCCTAGAGATCCATGGATTTAACAGTGTGCAAATCAAGATGACAGGCAACCTCTTAGATGCAATTCTGGCCATAAAGAGATAA